GAATGCGCCGGCGCCGATGAAACGCCCCTCCATCCGCCAGCCGCGACAAGGCCAGAGCCGACGCATCCGTGCCGCTGCCACGCCCGGGCTTCAAGGTGGCGCAAGCCAGATCCTCCCGGCGGGCGTGAACACTTGCGCCCGCCACCCTCCCGGGCAGACGTTGAGGGTGCCCAGCGCAGCGTCCCGAACGCGTCCACCCGCCGCACCCGGCTTCACCGATGCACCTGCGCATCTCCGCCCTGCTTGCCGCCCTCGCCCTGCTCTCCGGGTGCACGCTCTCCACGGTCCGTTCCGCGGAGGTGTACCCCGGCCTTTCGTTGAACGCCCAGGTGTCCTCCACGACACCTGCGGGCGAAGATGCGGGCTGGTTCTGGAGCGCCGGCAACCAGCCGGTTCCTGGATTGTACGCGGAGCTGACGCTGGGCAACGTGAGCGCGGACGGTGCCCGCGGCAACGAGCTCAGCGCCGGGCTCAACGCCTTCTCACCCTTCGTCGGCGCGTACACACAACTCGGAAAGAACGAGCGGTCGGCGTACGGCATCGGCGGGCGGCTGGGGCTTCCGATCATTTCCTGGAGCTCGTCCCAACTATACGGGCGGTACGACCGCCTTCTCGCGCCGGGGCAGCGCCTTCTGCTGAACCCGGCCGTCGTGCTGCACTGGGGCAATTCTCCCAATGGCGAGAATCCCGGGCACTTCGTGGGGCTGGTGCAGGGCGTGGGGCTGGAGATGGAGGGAAAGAACGTGTCGTTCATCCCGGCCGCCTCTGTTGTACTGATGGGGGGAGAGCGCTCGAGCTACGGCGAGTCCCAGGGCTCGTTTACCACCGCGTTCGCCACCGCCTCCGTCGCCGTCGTTTTCCATCGAGCGCGCACACTCGCCCCCGCGCCGCCGCGTGCGGCCCAGCCGGGGGAGCCATGATGCAGATGCCCGTCCGCCGTCATCCAACGACTTCCCGCCCCGGTGCCATGATCAAGACCACGTTCGCGTCCCTCGTCCTGCTCGCGCTGTTCGTGTCGTCGCCCGCGCGTGCGCAGCTGCTGCAGACGCAGACGCTCAGCCTGCAGGCCGCCCGGACCATGGCCGCGGCGGCCGAGGTGGAGGCGCGCGAGAACAGCTGGAACGTGGCCATCGCCATCGTCGATGCCGCGGGCGAGCTCATCCTCTTTCACCGGCTGGACCAGACGCAGCCCGCCAGCCTGGACATCGCCATCGGAAAGGCGCGCACCGCGGCTCGGTTCCGGCGCCCCACCAAGGTGCTGGAAGAGGCGGTCGCAGGCGGACGCACGGTGCTGCTGGCACTGGACGGCGTGCCGCTGGAAGGCGGCCTGCCCATCGTCGTAGACGGCCGCGTGATCGGCGCGGTGGGCGTCAGCGGCGTCACCTCGCAGCAGGATGCGCAGGTGGCGCAGGCGGCCATCGACGCGCTGGTGCGGTAGCGGGTCCATCCGCCCTCGTCCATCCCGTTCCGACGCTCACGATGCAGACGCTGACGGCCATCCTGAAGGCAGCCTTCACCGACGATCTCAAGGCCCTCCGCGCGGAGATCCAGGCGTATCCGCGCCCAGAAGACCTGTGGCTGCGCTCGGGCGCCATTGCCAACTCCGCCGGCAACCTGGCGCTTCACCAGGCGGGCGCGCTTCGCTATCTGGTGGGCCACGTGCTGGGCGGAATCGAGTACGAGCGCGATCGGGAGGGGGAGTTCGCGCGGACCGGCGTGCCGGTCCAGGAGATCCTGGCCGAGATCGACGCGGCGATCCACGCGGTGCGCCAGACGCTGGACCGGCTGACGGAAGAGGACCTGGAGCGGCAATATCCCGTGGACGTCAGCGCCGGCCGGCCCATCACCACGGCTACGCTGCTCGTGCGGCTGGCGATGCACACGTCGTATCACAACGGGCAGGTGAACTACCATCGCAGACTTTTGGCGCCATCGGCGGATGAAGCCTGAGCTGATCGGGCCGTCGCTGTTTCACGTGAGCGAGGGTGCGATCGGCCGCTTCGAGCCGCGGGCGACGGAGTTCGTTGGCGAGCCGGTGGTGTGGGCCGTCGACGAGCGCCGGCTGCACAACTACCTCCTGCCGCGCGACTGCCCGCGCGTGACTTTCTACGCCGGCCCGGCGACCACCGTGGGTGATGCAGAGCGGTTCCTGGGAGCGAGCCCGGCCGTCGTCGCGGTCGAGAGCGCCTGGCTGGAGCGCATCCGCGCGTGCGTGCTGTACTGCCATCGCCTGCCGTCCCGGACGTTCGAGTGCCTGGACGAGGGCGCGGGCTATTTCGTCAGCCGCGACGCCGTGGTCCCCGCGCGCGTGGAGGTGATTACGGACGTCGTCGCGGAACTCCTCGCCCGCGGCGTGGAATTGCGCTTTCTGCCCAGCCTCTGGCACCTGCACGATGCCGTCGCCGCGTCCAGCCTGCGGTTTTCGATGATCCGGATGCGAAACGCCGCGCCGCGCTGAAGGCGCTCCCTAACCATGTCGATTTCGCATCGGCTCGTTCGACGTAGAGTTGGAGCGGGATCCAAGCGCGGCCCGGGCGGCCACCCCCGCTCTCCACCCGACACCGATGGAGATACCGATGCGATTCATGAACCTCGTAAAGAGCGCCGAGAACGCCGGCCCCATGCCCCAGTCGTTCATGGATGCCATGGCCGCGGCGAGCGAACAGTCCCGCCGAGCGGGCAAGCTGCTCGACACCGGCGGCCTGGCGTCCACGGCGCGGAGCACGCGGGTGCGTGTTTCCGGCGGAGAGCTGAGCGTGCTGGACGGCCCCTTCGCGGAGGGCAAGGAAGTGGTGGGCGGCTACGGCATCGTCGAGGCGGCGTCCCGGGAAGAAGCCGTGGAAGGCGCCGTCTGGCTGATGAACATGCACCGCGAGCACTGGCCGGGGTGGGAGGGCGAGGTGGAGGTCCGGCAGATCATGGGGCCGGAGGATTTCGCCCGGTAAGTCCGCCCGTGCCTCCGGCGGGCCTGGAGGAGATCCTGGCCGATCCCATACCTCCACGCGAGAACTGCGTTTCACGCAGAGGACGCAGAGGATGGGAGAAAGGACGCAGAGGAAAGGACCGGTCTTTCTCTGCGTCCTCTCTGTTCCCTCCGCGGCCTCTGCGTGAAACGTGTCAGCGAGGCATGGCGACGATCGAGCGCCCCGGCATCGCCTGAGCGCCAGCGCGGCCGCCTGTCACTCGACCCCGCGAGAGGAGGAAACCGATGCCGGATCCTGAACGCTCCGCCGACGCTTCATCCCCGGTGCGGTTCGGGGAGGCGACCCCAATCCTGCGAGTGGCCGATCTGGACCGGAGCCTGGGGTACTACGTGGATGCCCTGGGGTTCGACCTGCAGTGGCGCTACGACGATTTCGCCAGCGTCTGCCGGGGTGACGCCTCCCTGATGCTTTGCGAGGGGTGCCAGGGACAGCCCGGCACCTGGGTGTACGTGGGCGTCAGCGACGCCGATGCCCTGCACGACGAGCTCCGCGCCCGCGGCGCCACCATCCGCCATCCACCGCGCAACTTTCCCTGGGGCTCGCGCGAGCTTCACGTCTTCGATCCGGACGGCCACGTGCTTCGCCTGGGAGCCGAGGCGAATTCCGACGGGCCGCTGGGTGACTGGATGGACGAAGCCGGCGTGTCCTGGACGCCGCAGCCCGACGGCAGCTGGCGCCGGGCGGGCTGACGCAACCCCGGGCAGGGCACCGTGCCCTGCGCGGGTTCTTGCGCGCCCGTGGTGATATGGTTAAGCATATCACCATAGCCGTGCAGGCATCGCAGGGGTCATCGGGAAACCATGGTGGAACGCGAGTGGAACG
The sequence above is a segment of the Longimicrobium sp. genome. Coding sequences within it:
- a CDS encoding heme-binding protein produces the protein MIKTTFASLVLLALFVSSPARAQLLQTQTLSLQAARTMAAAAEVEARENSWNVAIAIVDAAGELILFHRLDQTQPASLDIAIGKARTAARFRRPTKVLEEAVAGGRTVLLALDGVPLEGGLPIVVDGRVIGAVGVSGVTSQQDAQVAQAAIDALVR
- a CDS encoding DinB family protein — translated: MQTLTAILKAAFTDDLKALRAEIQAYPRPEDLWLRSGAIANSAGNLALHQAGALRYLVGHVLGGIEYERDREGEFARTGVPVQEILAEIDAAIHAVRQTLDRLTEEDLERQYPVDVSAGRPITTATLLVRLAMHTSYHNGQVNYHRRLLAPSADEA
- a CDS encoding DUF6886 family protein; this translates as MKPELIGPSLFHVSEGAIGRFEPRATEFVGEPVVWAVDERRLHNYLLPRDCPRVTFYAGPATTVGDAERFLGASPAVVAVESAWLERIRACVLYCHRLPSRTFECLDEGAGYFVSRDAVVPARVEVITDVVAELLARGVELRFLPSLWHLHDAVAASSLRFSMIRMRNAAPR
- a CDS encoding YciI family protein is translated as MRFMNLVKSAENAGPMPQSFMDAMAAASEQSRRAGKLLDTGGLASTARSTRVRVSGGELSVLDGPFAEGKEVVGGYGIVEAASREEAVEGAVWLMNMHREHWPGWEGEVEVRQIMGPEDFAR
- a CDS encoding glyoxalase superfamily protein, coding for MPDPERSADASSPVRFGEATPILRVADLDRSLGYYVDALGFDLQWRYDDFASVCRGDASLMLCEGCQGQPGTWVYVGVSDADALHDELRARGATIRHPPRNFPWGSRELHVFDPDGHVLRLGAEANSDGPLGDWMDEAGVSWTPQPDGSWRRAG